A window of the Anticarsia gemmatalis isolate Benzon Research Colony breed Stoneville strain chromosome W, ilAntGemm2 primary, whole genome shotgun sequence genome harbors these coding sequences:
- the LOC142986031 gene encoding uncharacterized protein LOC142986031: MSDTKGLIKKRASIKAKLTQFSNYLNVSESCEKLSDVQIIEIEYRLNLFEGLYEKYDALQCDLEEALDDPSEQFAEREAFEKQCYGLVASARQLISSARKHHLGDSDLQRFRRIEYLKQHFWVRFSHEYVVWLQERTKWRRSSGELKEGTLVVIKDKSSPPLMWLLGRIIHVLPGRDGVARVADIRTRKGVIRRAFNTICALPISSVEDTSTGAVC; the protein is encoded by the exons ATGTCTGATACCAAAGGCTTAATTAAGAAACGGGCTTCTATTAAAGCTAAGCTTACGcaattttctaattatttaaaCGTTTCTGAGTCCTGTGAGAAGTTGAGTGATGTGCAAATCATCGAAATTGAATATCGCCTTAATTTGTTTGAGGGCTTATACGAAAAATATGATGCGTTACAGTGTGATTTGGAAGAGGCGTTGGACGACCCTAGCGAGCAATTTGCGGAACGTGAAGCGTTTGAGAAGCAATGTTACGGCTTGGTGGCCTCTGCGCGCCAGCTGATCAGCAGTGCTCGCAAGCATCACCTGGGAGATTCAGA CTTACAACGGTTTCGTCGAATCGAATACCTGAAGCAGCATTTTTGGGTTCGTTTCTCTCACGAGTACGTCGTTTGGCTTCAGGAGAGAACCAAATGGCGCCGTTCTTCAGGCGAGCTTAAGGAAGGCACTCTTGTCGTCATTAAAGACAAAAGCTCACCCCCTTTAATGTGGCTTCTAGGACGCATCATTCATGTGCTACCAGGCAGAGACGGCGTCGCAAGGGTCGCCGACATCCGCACGCGTAAGGGTGTCATTCGGCGGGCTTTCAACACCATATGCGCTCTTCCCATCTCTTCTGTTGAAGATACTTCAACCGGGGCAGTATGTTGA